A single genomic interval of Armigeres subalbatus isolate Guangzhou_Male chromosome 1, GZ_Asu_2, whole genome shotgun sequence harbors:
- the LOC134207178 gene encoding troponin I isoform X5, producing the protein MADDEAKKAKQAEIERKRAEVRKRMEEASKAKKAKKGFMTPERKKKLRLLLRKKAAEELKKEQERKAAERRRIIEERCGKPKSVEDANEDVLKDIVREYYNRMYTCEGQKWDLEFEVRKRDWEISDLNAQVNDLRGKFVKPTLKKVSKYENKFAKLQKKAAEFNFRNQLKVVKKKEFTLEEEDKEKKPDWSKKGDAKPEEEAAA; encoded by the exons ATGGCTGACGATGAAGCAAAGAAGGCCAAACAGGCCGAAATCGAGCGCAAGCGTGCGGAAGTGCGCAAGCGTATGGAGGAAGCTTCCAAAGCAAAGAAGGCCAAGAAGGGTTTCATGACtccagaaagaaagaagaaactcAGG ttgttgttgcgtAAGAAAGCCGCCGAAGAACTGAAGAAAGAACAGGAGCGTAAAGCAGCGGAACGTAGGCGCATCATCGAAGAGCGATGCGGCAAGCCAAAGAGCGTCGAAGATGCCAACGAAG ACGTGTTGAAAGACATTGTTAGAGAATATTACAACCGTATGTATACATGTGAAGGCCAAAAATGGGATTTGGAATTCGAAGTCCGGAAAAGAGATTGGGAG ATTTCCGACCTCAACGCCCAAGTCAACGACCTTCGCGGTAAATT CGTCAAGCCAACGCTGAAGAAGGTCTCCAAGTACGAGAACAAATTCGCCAAGCTGCAGAAGAAGGCCGCCGAATTTAACTTCCGTAACCAGCTCAAGGTTGTCAAAAAGAAGGAATTCACCCTGGAAGAGGAAGATAAGGAG AAGAAACCCGATTGGTCCAAGAAGGGCGACGCCAAG CCCGAGGAAGAAGCAGCTGCCTAA
- the LOC134207178 gene encoding troponin I isoform X1 — translation MADDEAKKAKQAEIERKRAEVRKRMEEASKAKKAKKGFMTPERKKKLRLLLRKKAAEELKKEQERKAAERRRIIEERCGKPKSVEDANEDVLKDIVREYYNRMYTCEGQKWDLEFEVRKRDWEISDLNAQVNDLRGKFVKPTLKKVSKYENKFAKLQKKAAEFNFRNQLKVVKKKEFTLEEEDKEKKPDWSKKGDAKVTAEAVDAEA, via the exons ATGGCTGACGATGAAGCAAAGAAGGCCAAACAGGCCGAAATCGAGCGCAAGCGTGCGGAAGTGCGCAAGCGTATGGAGGAAGCTTCCAAAGCAAAGAAGGCCAAGAAGGGTTTCATGACtccagaaagaaagaagaaactcAGG ttgttgttgcgtAAGAAAGCCGCCGAAGAACTGAAGAAAGAACAGGAGCGTAAAGCAGCGGAACGTAGGCGCATCATCGAAGAGCGATGCGGCAAGCCAAAGAGCGTCGAAGATGCCAACGAAG ACGTGTTGAAAGACATTGTTAGAGAATATTACAACCGTATGTATACATGTGAAGGCCAAAAATGGGATTTGGAATTCGAAGTCCGGAAAAGAGATTGGGAG ATTTCCGACCTCAACGCCCAAGTCAACGACCTTCGCGGTAAATT CGTCAAGCCAACGCTGAAGAAGGTCTCCAAGTACGAGAACAAATTCGCCAAGCTGCAGAAGAAGGCCGCCGAATTTAACTTCCGTAACCAGCTCAAGGTTGTCAAAAAGAAGGAATTCACCCTGGAAGAGGAAGATAAGGAG AAGAAACCCGATTGGTCCAAGAAGGGCGACGCCAAGGTAACGGCCGAAGCAGTCGATGCCGAAGCATAA
- the LOC134207178 gene encoding troponin I isoform X2, with protein MADDEAKKAKQAEIERKRAEVRKRMEEASKAKKAKKGFMTPERKKKLRLLLRKKAAEELKKEQERKAAERRRIIEERCGKPKSVEDANEAELQTIVREYWKRIFALEGDKYDLERIEKMKQFEISDLNAQVNDLRGKFVKPTLKKVSKYENKFAKLQKKAAEFNFRNQLKVVKKKEFTLEEEDKEKKPDWSKKGDAKVTAEAVDAEA; from the exons ATGGCTGACGATGAAGCAAAGAAGGCCAAACAGGCCGAAATCGAGCGCAAGCGTGCGGAAGTGCGCAAGCGTATGGAGGAAGCTTCCAAAGCAAAGAAGGCCAAGAAGGGTTTCATGACtccagaaagaaagaagaaactcAGG ttgttgttgcgtAAGAAAGCCGCCGAAGAACTGAAGAAAGAACAGGAGCGTAAAGCAGCGGAACGTAGGCGCATCATCGAAGAGCGATGCGGCAAGCCAAAGAGCGTCGAAGATGCCAACGAAG CCGAGCTTCAAACTATTGTTCGAGAATATTGGAAAAGGATATTTGCTTTGGAAGGTGACAAGTACGATTTAGAAAGAATCGAAAAAATGAAACAGTTCGAG ATTTCCGACCTCAACGCCCAAGTCAACGACCTTCGCGGTAAATT CGTCAAGCCAACGCTGAAGAAGGTCTCCAAGTACGAGAACAAATTCGCCAAGCTGCAGAAGAAGGCCGCCGAATTTAACTTCCGTAACCAGCTCAAGGTTGTCAAAAAGAAGGAATTCACCCTGGAAGAGGAAGATAAGGAG AAGAAACCCGATTGGTCCAAGAAGGGCGACGCCAAGGTAACGGCCGAAGCAGTCGATGCCGAAGCATAA
- the LOC134207178 gene encoding troponin I isoform X4 gives MADDEAKKAKQAEIERKRAEVRKRMEEASKAKKAKKGFMTPERKKKLRLLLRKKAAEELKKEQERKAAERRRIIEERCGKPKSVEDANEASVKHICKEYHKRICNLETEKIDNEYEVARKDHEISDLNAQVNDLRGKFVKPTLKKVSKYENKFAKLQKKAAEFNFRNQLKVVKKKEFTLEEEDKEKKPDWSKKGDAKVTAEAVDAEA, from the exons ATGGCTGACGATGAAGCAAAGAAGGCCAAACAGGCCGAAATCGAGCGCAAGCGTGCGGAAGTGCGCAAGCGTATGGAGGAAGCTTCCAAAGCAAAGAAGGCCAAGAAGGGTTTCATGACtccagaaagaaagaagaaactcAGG ttgttgttgcgtAAGAAAGCCGCCGAAGAACTGAAGAAAGAACAGGAGCGTAAAGCAGCGGAACGTAGGCGCATCATCGAAGAGCGATGCGGCAAGCCAAAGAGCGTCGAAGATGCCAACGAAG CAAGTGTGAAGCACATATGCAAAGAATACCACAAAAGAATTTGTAACCTGGAGACGGAAAAGATTGATAATGAGTATGAAGTGGCTAGGAAGGACCACGAG ATTTCCGACCTCAACGCCCAAGTCAACGACCTTCGCGGTAAATT CGTCAAGCCAACGCTGAAGAAGGTCTCCAAGTACGAGAACAAATTCGCCAAGCTGCAGAAGAAGGCCGCCGAATTTAACTTCCGTAACCAGCTCAAGGTTGTCAAAAAGAAGGAATTCACCCTGGAAGAGGAAGATAAGGAG AAGAAACCCGATTGGTCCAAGAAGGGCGACGCCAAGGTAACGGCCGAAGCAGTCGATGCCGAAGCATAA
- the LOC134207178 gene encoding troponin I isoform X3, whose product MADDEAKKAKQAEIERKRAEVRKRMEEASKAKKAKKGFMTPERKKKLRLLLRKKAAEELKKEQERKAAERRRIIEERCGKPKSVEDANEEQIRKVLRDYHARINALEEEKFDLEYVVKRKDFEISDLNAQVNDLRGKFVKPTLKKVSKYENKFAKLQKKAAEFNFRNQLKVVKKKEFTLEEEDKEKKPDWSKKGDAKVTAEAVDAEA is encoded by the exons ATGGCTGACGATGAAGCAAAGAAGGCCAAACAGGCCGAAATCGAGCGCAAGCGTGCGGAAGTGCGCAAGCGTATGGAGGAAGCTTCCAAAGCAAAGAAGGCCAAGAAGGGTTTCATGACtccagaaagaaagaagaaactcAGG ttgttgttgcgtAAGAAAGCCGCCGAAGAACTGAAGAAAGAACAGGAGCGTAAAGCAGCGGAACGTAGGCGCATCATCGAAGAGCGATGCGGCAAGCCAAAGAGCGTCGAAGATGCCAACGAAG AGCAAATCAGGAAAGTCCTCCGCGACTATCACGCCAGAATCAATGCCCTGGAAGAGGAGAAGTTTGACCTTGAATATGTAGTGAAGAGGAAAGATTTCGAG ATTTCCGACCTCAACGCCCAAGTCAACGACCTTCGCGGTAAATT CGTCAAGCCAACGCTGAAGAAGGTCTCCAAGTACGAGAACAAATTCGCCAAGCTGCAGAAGAAGGCCGCCGAATTTAACTTCCGTAACCAGCTCAAGGTTGTCAAAAAGAAGGAATTCACCCTGGAAGAGGAAGATAAGGAG AAGAAACCCGATTGGTCCAAGAAGGGCGACGCCAAGGTAACGGCCGAAGCAGTCGATGCCGAAGCATAA